Proteins from a genomic interval of Lycium ferocissimum isolate CSIRO_LF1 chromosome 2, AGI_CSIRO_Lferr_CH_V1, whole genome shotgun sequence:
- the LOC132043177 gene encoding protein SRG1-like, protein MESPPEVVNFGKSVLVPSVQELAKEHLADIPARYVRPGLESPAVSAGEAVPTVPVIDLQKLTSGDSMDSELKELHSACQEWGFLQVINHGVTPSLLENFKREVIEFFRLPMEEKKKLWQQEDNHEGFGQLFVVSEEQKLDWSDMFYITTLPPHIRQMDLFQKLPSKLREIMEAYCKQIKNLAMIILCQLAKALRMDEQEMRELFSDGVQSMRMNYYPPCPEPHKTIGFSPHSDADALTVLFQLNETEGLQVRKDGIWVPIKPLPNALIVNIGDIMEIVSNGVYRSIEHRAIVNSDKERLSVATFYSSNLDSELGPTHSLIGPNNPPIFRRVPVEKYFKEFFARKLDGKSYIDFMKEEAWDGES, encoded by the exons ATGGAGTCACCCCCGGAAGTGGTAAACTTTGGAAAATCTGTGTTGGTTCCAAGTGTTCAAGAGCTTGCCAAAGAGCACCTTGCTGATATTCCGGCCAGGTATGTCCGTCCAGGACTGGAATCTCCGGCCGTATCTGCTGGAGAGGCGGTGCCTACGGTACCGGTTATCGATCTTCAAAAGTTGACATCAGGGGATTCCATGGATTCTGAGCTGAAAGAGCTTCACTCTGCTTGCCAAGAATGGGGTTTCCTCCAG GTTATAAACCATGGAGTGACACCTTCATTACTGGAGAACTTCAAGAGAGAGGTTATTGAATTTTTCAGACTCCCAatggaagaaaagaagaagctaTGGCAACAGGAAGACAACCATGAAGGTTTTGGTCAGCTATTTGTTGTATCAGAGGAGCAGAAACTTGATTGGAGTGATATGTTTTACATAACTACTCTTCCCCCTCATATCCGGCAAATGGACTTGTTTCAAAAATTGCCTTCAAAACTCAG GGAAATCATGGAAGCATACtgtaaacaaataaaaaaccTAGCAATGATCATCCTATGTCAATTGGCAAAGGCTTTAAGGATGGATGAACAGGAAATGAGAGAGCTATTCAGTGATGGCGTGCAGTCAATGAGGATGAATTATTATCCGCCTTGCCCTGAGCCACACAAAACCATTGGCTTCAGCCCTCATTCCGATGCTGATGCCCTCACTGTCCTTTTCCAGCTAAATGAAACTGAAGGCCTCCAAGTCCGAAAAGATGGCATATGGGTGCCTATAAAGCCTCTCCCGAATGCTTTGATTGTGAATATTGGTGATATTATGGAG ATTGTGAGCAATGGTGTTTATAGGAGCATTGAGCACAGAGCAATTGTAAACTCAGACAAAGAGAGGCTCTCTGTTGCAACATTCTATAGCTCCAACCTTGACTCCGAATTGGGACCTACACACAGCCTCATTGGACCAAACAATCCTCCAATTTTCCGAAGAGTTCCCGTAGAAAAATATTTCAAGGAATTTTTTGCAAGAAAACTTGATGGAAAATCGtacattgatttcatgaaggaaGAGGCATGGGATGGCGAATCGTAG
- the LOC132043256 gene encoding transcription factor GTE12-like, producing the protein MVNAQSPKVNSSLQLLELPTMNIGDSIVTKKLKIKISSKGVRAESGGGSEMGIKVKLPMPSDSKKRAPQLVMDNEREKRRKMDRSIKQQCSNVLKTLMAHPSGWPFLVPVDPVLYNIPDYFTIIRKPMDLGTVKAKLDGNLYFDVDEFAADVRLTFANAMKYNPPSNDFHLMAKRLDNAFNQRWKLLEGKWKSESKKFSEECVSSGIENDTKNTRETFFKKSTPHANGLNKRSMPLEEKQKLKKELVDLLRGNVIKKMQNALQKFGLAGLKEEKVNLDLDKYDDDTLLELKRVVKAYSNLATEKAEPASVKQSGGHLSSMETVPKDSSTSSICSVNTKQQANIVACHLQGVDTHALPRNIPTERKPEKDHLGVARRDREVTNSSASVRNDLNSHGGRGILCEENSCSSPSRSTCDSTVTYCEGWDPLMNADLSPTKALRAAMLKSRFADTIIKAKQKSLPVDRDKADLHRMQQERAQLEKQQLEEKARIEAELKAAEVASRRKAEADLKMQRERQREAARIALQKMERTVEFEDNLKILRDLEKLCKCRSEAENFTGNGDGFTIILGDNPLERLGLCIKEDYLDDDEDAIVDGDWEDGEIL; encoded by the exons ATGGTTAATGCTCAATCTCCGAAGGTGAACAGTTCTCTTCAGCTCCTGGAGTTGCCCACCATGAACATTGGTGATAGTATAGTGACGAAGAAgctgaaaataaaaatttcttcCAAGGGAGTGCGGGCTGAATCTGGCGGAGGTTCTGAGATGGGTATAAAGGTGAAACTACCTATGCCGTCTGACTCTAAGAAACGTGCACCTCAGTTGGTGATGGACaatgaaagagagaaaaggCGGAAAATGGATCGGAGTATAAAGCAACAATGCAGTAACGTTCTGAAAACCTTGATGGCTCATCCTAGTGGATGGCCCTTCCTTGTACCAGTGGATCCCGTCCTGTATAACATTCCTGACTACTTCACTATAATTAGAAAACCAATGGATTTGGGAACAGTCAAAGCTAAATTGGATGGCAATCTTTACTTCGATGTTGATGAATTTGCTGCTGATGTGAGGTTGACGTTCGCAAATGCAATGAAGTATAATCCTCCTAGCAATGATTTTCACCTCATGGCTAAGAGATTGGATAATGCTTTTAATCAGAGATGGAAGTTGCTAGAAGGGAAGTGGAAATCTGAGAGCAAAAAATTCAGTGAGGAGTGTGTTTCAAGTGGTATAGAAAATGACACTAAGAATACAAGGGAGACTTTCTTCAAGAAATCTACACCACATGCTAATGGTCTGAACAAGAGATCAATGCCTTTGGAGGAGAAGCAAAAGCTGAAGAAAGAACTTGTTGATTTACTTAGGGGAAATGTTATTAAGAAAATGCAGAATGCTCTTCAAAAGTTTGGGTTGGCGGGtctaaaagaagagaaggtTAACTTGGACCTAGATAAGTATGATGACGACACACTATTGGAGTTAAAGAGGGTGGTTAAAGCATATTCCAATTTAGCTACAGAAAAG GCAGAGCCCGCTAGCGTGAAACAAAGTGGTGGGCATCTGTCATCCATGGAGACTGTCCCTAAAG ATAGTAGCACAAGTTCTATTTGCTCTGTCAATACCAAGCAACAAGCAAACATTGTTGCTTGCCACCTTCAGGGTGTTGATACTCATGCTCTTCCTAGGA ATATTCCAACAGAAAGAAAGCCAGAGAAAGATCATTTGGGTGTTGCTAGAAGG GATAGAGAGGTGACAAACTCCTCGGCATCAGTTAGaaatgatttgaactctcatg GTGGTCGAGGTATCCTTTGTGAAGAAAATTCATGTTCCAGTCCAAGTAGATCAACATGTGATTCCACTGTTACATATTGTGAAG GGTGGGATCCTCTTATGAACGCTGATCTTTCCCCGACCAAAGCGCTACGTGCTGCAATGCTGAAGAGCCGATTTGCTGACACCATTATCAAAGCAAAACAGAAATCGCTTCCAGTTGAT AGGGATAAGGCTGATTTGCATAGAATGCAGCAGGAAAGAGCGCAACTGGAAAAGCAGCAGcttgaag AGAAAGCCCGCATTGAGGCAGAACTTAAAGCTGCTGAAGTTGCCTCTCGAAGGAAGGCGGAGGCTGATTTAAAGATGCAGCGGGAGAGACAACGGGAAGCTGCCCGGATTGCTCTACAAAAG ATGGAAAGGACCGTTGAATTTGAAGATAATCTGAAGATACTAAGAGATCTAGAGAAACTATGTAAATGCCGCTCAGAAGCTGAGAATTTCACTGGTAATGGAGATGGATTCACTATCATATTGGGGGACAACCCTCTGGAAAGGCTTGGCTTATGCATCAAAGAGGATTACttagatgatgatgaagatgcaATAGTGGACGGGGATTGGGAAGATGGGGAGATCTTGTAA